One Alkalicoccus halolimnae DNA segment encodes these proteins:
- the acpS gene encoding holo-ACP synthase: MIRGIGIDITELDRIGKISARLAERVLTKSEKEIYAELPPKRRTEFLAGRFAVKEAYAKACGCGIGSRLSFQDIELSNDELGKPVLQAVGENDTVHVSISHSREFACAQVIIEKNENMAGEKA; encoded by the coding sequence GTGATTAGAGGAATTGGAATAGACATTACCGAACTGGACCGGATAGGGAAAATCTCCGCTCGTCTCGCGGAACGAGTATTAACGAAAAGCGAAAAAGAAATTTATGCAGAACTTCCGCCAAAAAGACGGACGGAATTTCTGGCAGGACGTTTTGCCGTAAAAGAAGCTTATGCGAAAGCGTGCGGGTGCGGCATTGGCAGCCGGCTTTCGTTTCAAGATATAGAACTTTCCAATGATGAACTGGGGAAGCCGGTGCTTCAGGCGGTGGGGGAAAATGATACGGTACATGTCTCGATTTCTCACAGCCGGGAGTTTGCGTGCGCTCAGGTCATCATAGAAAAGAATGAAAATATGGCGGGTGAAAAAGCATGA
- a CDS encoding rhomboid family intramembrane serine protease: MFLRNESFSEYIRFYKVVTVIIAINLFFYIWTDIFTFLGGAEIRMLGIGNNFFISLGEWWRLVTPIFLHGGLAHVAFNSFALFLFGPALERMLGGLRFLLIYLGTGILANIVYLFLGNPMTYHLGASGAVFGLFGVYIYMVLVRKDLISNVNAQMITVIIIVGVIMTFINPGINIIAHIFGLISGALLAPLFLSRVRYEDQFVTRNIHDPDDIGFDPDRWRKKARFKKRIWYYIAGTALLMIAFFFVIDTLFFR; encoded by the coding sequence TTGTTTCTCCGTAACGAAAGTTTCAGTGAATACATAAGGTTTTATAAAGTAGTCACTGTAATTATTGCAATTAATTTATTTTTCTATATATGGACAGATATTTTTACGTTTCTTGGCGGGGCCGAGATCCGGATGCTCGGTATTGGCAATAACTTCTTCATTTCCTTAGGGGAATGGTGGCGCCTCGTCACCCCTATTTTCCTGCACGGCGGCCTCGCGCACGTCGCGTTCAACTCTTTTGCGCTTTTCCTGTTCGGCCCGGCACTGGAGCGGATGCTCGGAGGCTTACGCTTTCTGCTTATTTACCTGGGTACAGGCATCCTTGCCAATATCGTCTATTTATTTCTCGGCAATCCAATGACTTACCACCTGGGAGCTTCCGGAGCAGTTTTCGGCCTTTTCGGAGTTTACATCTACATGGTGCTCGTACGTAAAGACCTGATTTCCAATGTAAACGCCCAGATGATTACAGTTATTATCATTGTCGGTGTTATCATGACTTTTATAAACCCGGGAATCAATATTATCGCTCACATCTTCGGCCTTATTTCCGGCGCTCTCCTTGCCCCTCTTTTCCTTTCGCGGGTCCGCTACGAGGATCAGTTCGTAACAAGGAATATTCATGATCCTGATGATATCGGATTTGATCCGGACCGCTGGCGCAAGAAGGCTCGTTTTAAAAAGAGAATCTGGTACTATATCGCTGGTACCGCTCTG